In Myotis daubentonii chromosome 16, mMyoDau2.1, whole genome shotgun sequence, one DNA window encodes the following:
- the METTL23 gene encoding histone-arginine methyltransferase METTL23 isoform X1, translating into MLEVRVPQVLHLQYGMYIWPCAVVLAQYLWFHRRSLPGKAILEIGAGVSLPGIIAAKCGAEVTLSDSAALPHCLEVCRQSCQMNHLPQVRVVGLTWGHLSLDLLALPPQDIILAADVFFEPEDFEDILTTVYFLMQKNPKVQLWSTYQVRSADWSLEALIYKWDMKCVHIPLVSFDADKEAIAESALPGRHTVEMLVISFAKDSL; encoded by the exons GTCCTGCATCTTCAGTACGGAATGTACATCTGGCCCTGTGCTGTAGTCCTGGCCCAGTACCTGTGGTTTCACCGAAGATCTCTACCAGGCAAGGCTATCTTAGAG ATTGGAGCTGGAGTGAGCCTTCCAGGAATTATAGCTGCAAAATGTGGCGCTGAGGTGACACTGTCCGACAGCGCAGCGCTGCCTCACTGCCTGGAAGTCTGTCGGCAGAGCTGCCAAATGAACCACCTGCCGCAGGTGCGTGTTGTGGGACTGACATGGGGTCACCTCTCTCTGGACCTTCTGGCTCTGCCACCCCAAGATATTATTCTTGCAGCTGATGTGTTCTTTGAACcagaag ACTTTGAAGACATTTTAACTACAGTATACTTTCTGATGCAGAAGAACCCCAAGGTCCAATTGTGGTCAACTTACCAGGTAAGAAG tGCTGACTGGTCACTTGAAGCTTTGATCTACAAGTGGGATATGAAATGCGTCCACATTCCTCTGGTGTCTTTTGATGCAGACAAGGAGGCTATAGCAGAATCTGCCCTTCCAGGAAGACATACTGTTGAAATGCTGGTTATCTCCTTTGCAAAGGACAGTCTCTGA
- the METTL23 gene encoding histone-arginine methyltransferase METTL23 isoform X2, with protein MNHLPQVRVVGLTWGHLSLDLLALPPQDIILAADVFFEPEDFEDILTTVYFLMQKNPKVQLWSTYQVRSADWSLEALIYKWDMKCVHIPLVSFDADKEAIAESALPGRHTVEMLVISFAKDSL; from the exons ATGAACCACCTGCCGCAGGTGCGTGTTGTGGGACTGACATGGGGTCACCTCTCTCTGGACCTTCTGGCTCTGCCACCCCAAGATATTATTCTTGCAGCTGATGTGTTCTTTGAACcagaag ACTTTGAAGACATTTTAACTACAGTATACTTTCTGATGCAGAAGAACCCCAAGGTCCAATTGTGGTCAACTTACCAGGTAAGAAG tGCTGACTGGTCACTTGAAGCTTTGATCTACAAGTGGGATATGAAATGCGTCCACATTCCTCTGGTGTCTTTTGATGCAGACAAGGAGGCTATAGCAGAATCTGCCCTTCCAGGAAGACATACTGTTGAAATGCTGGTTATCTCCTTTGCAAAGGACAGTCTCTGA